GCATCGGTCTGGACTTCATGTACAACGTCATATGCCTGCAGCATGCCGGATTGTCCCCGGAGACTGCGGTAGCGGGGGACTACACGATCTCACTGATGATCCTTCCCATCGCCCTGATCCCCTTCCTGTATGCGGCGCTCAACGGCAGGTGGAGCGTCGCATCCTACCTGACAGGCTTCTTCGCCGGTTACTCCGTCACGGACTACCTGCGATTGGGCTCCCCCCTGGCTCTGATCACGGGGCTCGCCTTCTTCGGGATGGGCGTGTTCCTGGTGCTATTTTCACGCTCGCTGAAAATTCGAGGTTAGAGAGACCATCACGGTAACCGCCATCGCACCGGGCCCTCTCGATGGATCCCGGGGCAGAGACACGGGGTTGCTGGAGCGAGAGAGAGCGGGAGGGCAGAGCGCAGGACTCGCTGCATTCTCCCCCCATTCCGTCCGTATCGTGGATATGCTTATCTCTCACCTCCCCCAAATGGTACGGAGAGGCTGCTGCCTGAGTCGATCGCACCCCGATCGAGGAGAAGCACGATGGTGCAGGAAAAGCCATCCATTGCCTGGATCATTCTGTCGAAAACGATCGGAATCATTCTCTTCCTGGTCGTCCTTGCGATCATAACACTCCTTGCCGGCCATGTGAACGCGCCGCTTTTCAGTGCCATCGTGGGGTTTCTATGGCTGAATGCGGGGCTTCTCGTCTTTATTGCCGTCATGTTCCTGATCGCCGAGGTTTTTTCCGCATTTGCTTTTCCGCTGAATCTGCCGGCGCCTTTCTTCTCTGCCACCGCAAGCATTTTCCTGGTCGCGTTTCTCTTCCGCATCTTCCGCTTCGTGGACGAGCTCTACAATCTCGACGTATTCCGGGTGCTGGAGTTCGTAGAACCCCTGGTCTATCCGTTCCTCTTCCTGGGTGTGCTGATCTTCGGGTACATCGATATCTTCTCCCGTCTCTCCGGAGATCGATCGGACGAGGGGAGGAGGCAGCCGGAGAGGGCTCCGGCGGAGGGTAAGACCTGGGAGGAGATAGGCAGGGAGTTCCGCGGGGCGATCTACGATGCCATTCATCGGGTGCGGGAAGAGATCAACCGCAGATGATCTCCCGTCTCCCTTCTAGATCCTCCGGATGACGTAGATGAATCTCTGGGCTGCGGTGGCGTGACCCAGGATGCCGAAGAATATGAGCAGCCACCCCAGGTAGGGCAACCCGAATACCCCCGCGGGGATGAGGACATCCAGCACGCCGGCGATGAGGATCAGAACCAGCCGATCCGCCCTTCCGAGAATCCCGCCGTAGTAGCGGCCGACACCCACCGCCTGCGCCTGCGTGCCCAGATAGGATGCCATCAGCACACCGGTGAGGGCGAATATGCCTATCTCCCAGGGAGCGGCGCCTCCCGCAAATATGCCGGTGATGATGAAGATGTCCGCGTAGCGATCGATGACATGATCCAGGAAGTCACCCTTCTTCCCGTCCACCATCAGAGCTCGCGCGAGCGCTCCGTCGAGCGCATCGAAGAGGGCATTCACGCCCACGAGCGCCACCGCGAGGGGGATCTGCTGTGCGTAGAAGGCGAAACCGGCCAGGAAGGCGGCAAGGAACGATGCGACGCTGAAGGCATTGGGGGTGATGCCTGCCCACCGGCAGGCCGCGATCAGCGGTCGCAGCATCACCCCCGTATACGGCCGCAGGCGATCCAGCGTCATCGTCGCATCACGTACTCCGACCAGTCGAGCGTTCCGCAGGATGGAGCAACCCTTCCCGCGAGGAACCCCTCGATCCTGTCCGCGGCATCCGCCGGCGAGAGCATCGTGGTGTCGATCTCGAGGATATGCTCCGGGGGATGGCGCTCGACCGTCTCGATCAGGATCACGTCGAGCGCCTCTGCCTCGACGTTCTCGTCGATCTTCGCCTTCGGATAGCCCCGCTTCTCCAGACGCTCCCGCAGCACATCGGGTCGGCAGCGGAGCACCACCACCCGGTCGCAGGGGAGAAAGTGCGCGAGGAGCCCCTCCACGAACCCCTCCACCGGAGGAAACTCTTCCGCAAAACGCTCCTCATCGACGACCGCGGTCATCCGATCGATATCCTCTTCGCAGACATAACTCCCGATTTCATCCACTAGGCGGACGACACGATGCCCCCTGTCCTCCAGCTCCCGAGCGACACTGGATTTCCCGGTCCCGGGAACGCCGGTAATGCCCACCATCATAGCCGATTCATCTCTTCCAGGAACCGTTCGTTCTCCCATGCATCGCCGATGCTCACGCGGATATAGTGATCACCGAGCATGGGAAAACTGGTGCAGGAGCGCACGAGCACCCCCCTGGCTGCCAGCCTCTCCATCACCGCATCCCCCGTGTGCGGGCGCACGTCCACCAGGACGAAATTGGCCTCCGAGGGGAAGGTGGGGAAGTTCACGCGGTCCCGAACGATCTCCCTCCATGCCCTCACATGAGCCCGCGTCCGCTCTACGAGATCCCGATCGGCAAGGGCCCCCTCGGCGGCTGCCGCGGTCACCGCGTTCACGGCAAACGGGGTCGCCGCTTTGCGGTAGTACGGCAGGAGCCAGGCAGGCATGAACGCATACCCCAGGCGGAGGCCGGCGAGGGCGTAAATCTTCGACATCGTGCGGCCGATCACAAGATTGTCATGGTCCTTCAGGAGCGGCAGATAATCGGTCTCCGAGAACTCGACGTATGCATTGTCAAGGAAGAGCAGTCCGTCGATGCTCTTCAGGATCTCCTCTACCGCCTCGACGGGGGTGAGGGTTCCCGTGGGATTGTTGGGAGTGCAGAGAAAGGCGATCTTTGCCCCCCGGCAGGCATCGACGAACGCCGCAACGTCCACCGAGAAGTCCTTACGGCGGGGTACTGTGCGGATGGACGCCCCCTGCGCTGTAGCGGCAACGCCGTAGAAGGAGAAGGTCGGTGTTGCGATGACGACCGTGTCGCCGGGGTCCACGAGCGTTCTCATCAGCGTCTCGATGACACCGTCCATACCGTTCCCGATCGCTACCGGATAGTCCCCATGCAATCTTTTGAGAGCGCGGCAGAGCGATTCGGGCACCTCCGGCGGATACCGGTTTGCCCGGCGCATCGCCTGCACCGCACGCTCGATGGCGAGGGGGGAGGGCGGGAACGGGCTCTCGTTCGATGCCAGGCGCGCACAGCGGGTGTGACCGGCTGCACGCGCTATCTCTTCGGCCCGGGTCGCGTAGACGTAGCCGCCTCCCGTAAAGCACGACCTAACCAGTCGCCGCATGGATGACCTCGATCGCCCTGTCGATCTCCTCGTTCTGGATGACCAGTGGAGGTACAAGGCGGAGATTGCCGTCGGCGGCGCAGTTGACGAGAAGTCCGGCATCCATACAGCGCTGCTGCACCTCGGGGCAGCGCTCCCCGATCGAGATGCCGATCATCAGGCCCCGCACGCGCGGACGGCAGGCGGCAAGACCCCGGCGGAACCGTTCGCCTTTTGCTGGAATCTCCGGGAGGAGATCCTCGATCACGCCGATGGTGGCGAGCGCAGCCGCACATGCGATCGGCCCGCCGGCAAAGGTGCTTCCATGGTCGCCCTTCTTGAAGAGGAGCCCCTCCCTGGCGACCATGGCACCGATGGGAAATCCGCTGGCAAGCCCTTTTGCCAGCGTCACGATGTCCGGTTCCACCCGCTCCTGCTGGATGGCGAGCCAGCTCCCTGTCCGACCCATCCCGCTCTGCACCTCGTCGACGATCAGGAGGGCTCCGGTATCGTCGCAGATCTCCCGCAGGCCGGCGATGAAGCCCTCCGGCGGGAGGATGACGCCCGCCTCCCCCTGGACGGGCTCCACGAAGATGCCGGCGGTATCGGCATCCACGGCCTTTCGCACGGCCTCCAGATCCCCGTACGGCAGGAAGGTGCAGCGGGGCTCGAGCGGCTCGAACGGCTCCCGGATCGCAGGCTTATGGGTGACAGCAAGCCCGCCGAGGGTTCTGCCGTGGAAACCGTGGTCGAATGCAACGAACTTCTTCCTCTTCGTGGCGATCCGCGCGAGCTTGATCGCTGCCTCTGTCGCCTCCGTACCGGAGTTGGTCAGGAAGACACGAGAGAGGGCGGTGATCTCCGCCAGTTTCCGCGCCAGCTCCCCCTGATGCGGCACGTAGTACAGATTGGAGCAGTGGATCAGCTCCCGCGCCTGATCGCAGATCGCCTTCACCACTGCCGGATGACAGTGTCCCGTGCTGCAGACCGCTATTCCGGCGACGCAGTCGATGTACTCCCTTCCTTCCGAATCCCAGACGCGGGAGCCCCGCCCGCGCACGATCTGGATCGCCCGCGAGAACGTGGGCTGGTAGTAGCGGGACTCGAGCTCCGTAAAAGAGTGAACCGGATAATCTGCCATGATAACCTCTTCCTCCTCATTCGTACTCGATCGTCGCCGGGGGTTTGGGGGTGACGTCGTAGACCACCCGCGCGACCTCCGGAATCTCCGAGGCGATGCGGGAGCCGATCCGAACCAGCTCCGCAAAAGGCACGTCCAGCGGATCGGCGGTCATGCCATCCCTCGAGTTCACCGCGCGGATGGCCACGATCCAGCCGTGGCAGCGGATGTCGCCCTTGACGCCGGTGCCGCGTCCGAGAAGCGCGGCAAAGCACTGCCAGGGCCGATACGTCTCAACGAGCTCCTCCTCGGCGATCGCGTTCGCCTCCCGAACGACGGCGATCTTCTCCGGCGTCACCTCGCCGATCACGCGCACAGCCAGACCCGGTCCCGGGAACGGCATCCTGTGCCGGATCTCCGCCGGCAGTCCTAGGGCGCCCGCGATCTCCCGCACCTCGTCCTTGTAGAGATCGCGGAGCGGCTCGATGATTCTCTCGAACTCGATGCGGAGCGGCATCCCCCCGACGTTGTGGTGGCTCTTGATGCCTCCCTCGCTCTCGATCCGATCCGGATAGATGGTGCCCTGCAGGAGGTGCCGTGCTCCGCTTCGTTTCGCCTCGCGCTCGAATATGCGGATGAATCTCTCCCCGATCACCTTCCGTTTCTCCTCGGGATCGGTCACCCCGCGGAGGGCGGAGAAGAACTCGCCCCCCGCATCCACGACGACCGGATTGAGCTCTTGGAAGGTCTCCCGAATCCTATCGGTCTCACCCTTCCGCATGAGGCCGGTATCCACGTAGATCGGGATCAGCCGATCGCCGATCGCCCGGGCGCCGAGACTGGCGCAGACGGAGCTGTCGACTCCCCCGGAGAGGGCCATCACGACCTTTTCGCCGGCGGAGGCGTTCCGGATCTCTTCAACTGCCCTGTCGATGAACTTCTCTGCATTCACGGGCATCACCTCACCGCTGGTACCCCCGCTGCCTATCCAGGCAGGCCCTCACAAAACCCAGGAAGGGGGGCGAGGGGGTGGTCGGCCGCGAACGGAACTCGGGGTGGAACTGCGTCGCCAGGAAGAACGGATGATCCGGAATCTCGCAGATCTCCACCCGATCGCCGTTCGATCCGGAGAATACCAGCCCGCCCTCCTCCATGTCGTCGATGTGGACCGGGTTCACCTCGTAACGGTGGCGATGCCGCTCCACGATCTCCGCCTTCCCGTACAGGTGCATCGCGAGCGTGCCTTCCTTCAGGCGGACGGGGTAGTCCCCCAGGCGCATGGTGCCGCCGAGATCGTTCACTCCCTCCTGCTCCGGCAGGAGGGCGACGACGTGCCGCCCGTCGCCGAGCTCCTGGCTGGTCGCATCCCCCCAGCCGAGCGCGCCGCGTGCGTACTCCACCACCGCCAGCTGGAATCCGAAGCAGAGACCCAGGTAGGGCACCTTCTCACGGCGCGCATAGCCGATCGCCTGCAGTTTCCCTTCCATACCGCGGGTGCCGAATCCGCCGGGCACGAGAATGCCGTCCACATCGGAGAGATGGGCGGTATCGTAACTCTCCGCGTCCAGCCAGCGTATCTTGACCTCCGTCGACAGTGCGCGGCCGGCGTGCTTGAGCGCCTCCTTGACGCTGATGTAGACATCCTCGATGCCGTATTTGCTCACGATCGCGACCGTGATGCGGTTTGTGTACTCCCTCATTACCAGGCGGTACCACTCCGTGTCGGGTACTCTCTTCTCCAGGTTCAGGAGATCGGTGAGAACGTCGGCCAGCCCCTCCTTCTCCATCTCCATGGGGACCTGGTAAATATCCGGCACTGTGGTCGCGCTGATGACGCCTTTCTGGGGGACGTCGCAGAAGGCGGAGATCTTCTTCTTGGTTGCCAGACCGATCACGCGATCGCTGCGGGCAACGATGATATCCGGGGAGAGCCCCAGTTCCCGGAGCGCTTTCACCGAGTGCTGCGTCGGCTTGGTCTTGAGATCGCCCATCGTATCCACGGGGACGAGGGTTACGTGGATGAGAACGAGGTCGGCATCGGGGAGTTCTCCGCGCATCTGGCGGATCGCTTCCAGGAATGGCATACTCTCGATATCGCCCACGGTGCCGCCCACCTCGACGATGCAGATATCCGCGGTCTTGCCGTGATCCACTTCCTGCAGCGCCGCCCTCTGGATGCAGGAGCGGATCTCGTCGGTGATGTGAGGGATGATCTGAACGGTGCTCCCGAGGAAATCCCCTCTCCGTTCTTTTTCGATGACCGTGCGGTAGACCTTCCCCGTGGTGATGTTGTGGGAGGCGTTCAGGTTGATATCAAGGAACCTCTCGTAGTTGCCGAGATCGAGGTCGACCTCGCTGCCGTCGGAGAGGACGAAGACCTCTCCGTGCTGCGCAGGATTCATGGTGCCTGCATCGATATTGAGATAGGGGTCGATCTTCACCGCGGTCACTTCGTAACCGCGGTTTTTCAGGATTCGGCCAACCGATGCAGACGTGATGCCTTTTCCCAGGCCGCTCATCACGCCGCCGGTTACGACGATATACTTCAATTCCCTCACCTATACTTATTTATTCGCGGCGCTTCGGTATATATGCACGCCTTCCTGCAACTCCTATTCTCCAACCCCCGCCCGAAACGGCCGATGCGCGGGCAGCGTGCCCCTCTCACCCTCGTTCCGGTTCCTGCAGGATTGCAAACGATGCCGTGGTTCTCGCGAGGAGTTCCGCATCCCCGCCCTCGCGCCGCACCTCGCCCTCGGCAAATGCCACGCGCCGCCCTCTCCTCACCACCCTGCCGCGGGCGATCAGCCCCCCTTCCCGTGCACCGCGGATGAAGCTGGTGCTCTCGGAGATCGTCGCTACGCCCTCGCCGGGACCGAGTACGCTGTAGAGGGCCAGCGCCATCGCCTCGTCGGTGAGGGAGAGGTAGATACCGCCCTGCAGCCACCCCGCCCCGTTTGCCATATCGGGGCGTATCCGCATCGTCAGCTCGGCTTCGCCGCTACCGATCCGGCTGATCTCGATGCCCATCAGGCGGAAGAAGGGGTTTGCATCTCTTCCCCTTCTTCGGATCAACTCCAGATAGGAATCTTTTGCTGGTTCTGACGGTTCCATGCTCTCCTCCTGTACTCTGTCGCAGGATCCTATTAACTTCCCTCGATCGATGGCGGCAGCCTTTCTGGATGGGACAACCGCCAGGTATTTATGGGACCGGTGCCCAGCAGACTTCCGGGGCTGTTGGCAGCGCCCTCCGGCAGGGGGGAGCCGCTGACGGAGGCTGTATGGCGGGGAGATCCGAATACATAGCCGCGATTGTCGTCAACGTCGTCATCCTGTACATAGCGAACAATCTCCTCTTCTGGGGCATCCCGTTCGTGACCGATGCCTGGAACCAGGTGCTCCCTGTCCTTGACCTCGCGCTCGTTGCCGCGATCGTCGCTAACCTCATCTTCCTGGCGTACGATCCCTTCCTCCTCCGGGAGACTGCGAAGATCCTCCTGGATATATTCGGTATCGCCGTCCTCTATACCGTGTACCGGGTATTCCCCTTCGATTTCTCTTCGCTGGCGGGTGCCGGTATCGTCACGCTTGCGGTTCGGATCGCCCTGATCCTGGGCGTTGCCGCGACCGTTGTCGCAATACTCGTGCGGGTCGTTCGCATCCTCTTCCGGCGTCCGCCGGGTGCCGCACGATAGCGGCATCGATACCATAGGACCATCGTTTCCCGTGGGATCCCGCACATACGATCTCACGGTCGCATGGGGGTCGTGTACCCCCCGGGGAATGGAGAAGGAGATCGCATCGTTCGGAGGCCCCGCACCTATCGTGCCCCGGGATGGGGGGCACGGACATTCCTGCGTGACTTCTTCAGCAAGCAGTCCTGCAACATCTTCCCGGCGAGGCATGCACGCAAATCGACCCCCTGTTCCGGGGAGGTCCGACCGCGCAGCGGGACGGGGATATCGCCCGCATCCGCTCCTGAAACGACCCGAATGCTCCTCCCGGTACACGAAGGATCCGGCACCCGCTGCTCGGGGCGCAATCTAGAGGGATCGGCGTCGATTCCTCTTCACTATCGGATGGTTCACTATCGGATGGACGTCAGCGGGAGCCCGCCCCCTGTCGTTATTCCCGCGGCCGGACGCCACCCGCTGGAGAGAGGTTGCCTGCCTTCCCGCCCATGCAGTCCTTTCCGGCTCGAGCCTGCTGCCGACGCGACCGTCCGAAGGGGGATGCGCGGGCGGTCCTGGACAGGACGAAGATCTCTGCCATCGGTGACCATTAATTGATCGCGCGTCGTTCTGTAGTACATATGGAGAGCGGTACTATCGAGGAGATGCTCTCGGATCTCCTCTGGCTGAACGCCCTCATCGCCACGGAGCTGATCCAGATCACCGAGAACACGTCCGCGCTGCTCAGAAAGGCGCCGCCACCGGCACGGTGCCTGGAGGAGCACCTTGCGTTGCGGAGGCAGGCGCTCGCGATTGCCGAGAAGTACGGAGGGAGTGCAGCCCTGCGGCAGCACCTGGAGGGTCACCGCTAGCACCATCCCGCGGGAGAACATGACCGTCAGGGAGACCGACTGCACTCTGGTGGTTCCGGCGTACAACGAGGAGAGGCGAATCCACCACCTTCTCAGCGAAGAACTGGTAAGGTTCACAGGTGAGATTATCCTCGTCTGCGACGGTACGGACGATACGGCGGCAGTTGCAGAGGAGTTCGCGCGATCGCAACCCGCGCTGCACCTGCGATGTCTCTCGTTCCGCGAACGGCAGGGAAAGGGGGGAGCCGTGATCGCCGGCCTGCGGGAGGCGGAGAGGCCGTATGTCGGATTCATGGATGCAGACGGTTCTACGTCCCTTCGCGAGATGAAACGGCTCTTCGCGGGTCTGGAGAAGTATGACGGCCTGATCGGTTCCCGATGGCTGCCGGAGTCCGTCATCCCCGAACCGCAGCCCCTGACCCGCAGGCTGCAGAGCCGCCTCTTCAACCTCCTGGTGAGAGTCATCTTCTCGTTGCCTTACAGCGATACGCAGTGCGGAGCGAAGGCCTTCAGGATGACCGCGCTGCGGGATATTCTCCCCGCAGTGCGGTCACGGGGATTCACGTTCGATGTGGAACTCCTCTGGAGGATGCGACAGAAGGGGTGCAGAGTCGGAGAACTGGCAATCGAGTGGAGCAATCGCGGGGAATCCAAGGTGGGGGGATCCGATGGGATCCGCATGTTCAAGGAGCTGCTTGAGATCCGGTTCGGACGGTGATAGCGCTTTGACCCGCGGTCTCCGTTTCGGGACGGGCGCACGGGAGGGCGGGAGACCCATATGCCGGTCCTGCGTTCAGGCCCGCCCCGCACGGCAGTCCTGGCCAGATCCGAAGAGGGAACTGGAGGGAGGGGATCGGGGCATGGCGGAGGCTGGCCGCGGGGATGTGCGGAGGATTCCGCGAACACGGGGAGTCGTACCGGCAGCGGTAGGGGATCACTATTTTACTTCGCAGTACCATTAAATCATGAACCCAGGAAATCGGGAGTGTGACGGTGAAACCTATCGAGATTCTCCTCATCGAGGATAACCCGGCAGATGTCCGCCTCACCATCGAGGCGCTCCGGGATGCACGTATCCCCAACAATCTGAACATCGTCGGGGATGGGGTGGAGGCGATGGCATACCTGCACAGGGAGGGGAGGTACGCCCGGGTTCCGACGCCGGACCTGATCCTTCTCGACCTGAACCTCCCCCGGAAGGACGGCAGAGAGGTGCTTGCGGAGATCAAGTCCGACGAGTATCTGCGGCATATTCCGGTGGTGGCACTCACGACATCGCAGGCGGAAGAGGATGTTATCCGCGCCTACGACCTGCACGTCAACTGCTTCATCACCAAACCCCCGGACCTGGATCAGTTCTTTCGCGTCGTCCGATCGATAGAGGAGTTCTGGCTGACCGTTGTTCGGCTGCCGAGAAAGGAGAGGTATGCCAATGAGAGGAAGAACGAGGGTGCTTCTGGTTGAGGACGACCGTGCGAACGCGCGGTTGATCATGGAGATGCTCAAGGAGGTGCCGGAATCGCCCTTTGTCCTGCAGCATGCAGAATGCCTCGCCGATGGGCTGGCACTCCTGGATACCGGAGAGATCGATGTCGTGCTCCTGGACCTGATGCTTCCCGACAGCATGCGGCTCGACACGGTCCGGCGGATGATCGAGCACGCGCCGGAGGTCCCCATCGTCGTGCTCACGACGCTCCACGACGTGGAGACGGGCATCGAGGCCGTTCAGGCCGGTGCCCAGGACTACCTCTTCAAAGGCGAGGTGGACAGTGCGCTCCTGGCACGCTCCCTGAAGTATGCGATGGAGAGGAAACGGATCCTGGAGGCCCTGAAGGACTCGGAGGCCCGATACCGCACCATCTTCGAGACCACGGGCACGGCAACCATCATCCTCGAGCCGGATCTGACCATTGCGATGGTGAACCGTGAGTTCGAGGTGATCATGGGTTACACCAAGGAGGAGGTGCAGGGCAGGAAGACGTGGAAGCAGTTGATCCCGAAAGGGCATTCGGATCGGCTCTCGGAGCACTATGAAGCGCTCCTGAAGGATCCGGCCTCCGGCATGCTCCCCCCCTGCGAATGCAAAGCGGTCGACCGGAACGGATTCGTCCACGACTTCATCATCACTCTCTCCCTCATTCCCGGAACGGAGCGGTGCGTGGTATCGCTCCTGGATATCACCGAGAGGAAGAGGCTGGAAGAGAAGGAGAAGGAGTATATACGCGATAGGACGTTCCTGTCGCGATCCGCCCTGAAGTTCGTGACACTCTCCTCCGCGGAACAGATCTTCCGCCACTTCGGCGAGCAGCTGCAGCGGCGGATCCGGAACTCTGTCGTTCTGGTGGGCAGTTACAGTCCGGAGCATCGGCGGCTGCAGATCCTCGCCGTTTCGGGGATGAAAAAGCACGACAATCCCCGCCTGCAGGCGATGGAGAAGGTCTTCGAGGGTCTGTCGTTCCAGCTCTCGGACCTGGCAAGACGCAAGAGCATGAAAGGCACGCTCACGAAGATGCGGGGCGGGTTCCAGAAGCTCGCCGCCAACAGCGTGCCGCCCGGTGTCCTCTCGCTCATAGAGACGTATCTCAAGAATAGAACCCTCTACCTCGTCGGATTCACGGCGGGAGAGGAGCTTCTGGGGGTCACCATCATCATGGTGGAGAAAGGGTCCAACCTGGGAGACAAGTCCGTCATCGAGACGTTCATCAACCAGGCTTCCGTGGCACTCCAGCGCAAGCTCGCTGAAGAGGAGCTGGAATCCACGAAGTCACGTCTGCAGCGGCTGCTGGTGGCGAGTCCGGCTGCCATCTACAGCGCAGACATCCAGGATCAGGGCCACTTTGTCTATACCTACATGAGCGACAACATCAAGCAGGTGATCGGTTACGAGCCCCAGGAGATCATCGGGAGCCAGAAGTTCTGGCAGCAGCAGATCTTCCCGGAGGATAAAAAACAGTTCCTGGCGGAGGACCTCCCCCGCCTCTATCGGGAGGGCTCCATCAACACAGAGTACAGGTTCAAGGGCAAAGACGGATCGTTCCGCTGGATTCAGGACGAGATGCGTCTGGTGTGCGATTCCGATGGAAACCCGTGCGAGGTGGTCGGTTATCTGATCGACATCACCGAGCGGAAGCAGATCGAAGAGGCTCTGATGATCAAGCACAGCGCAATGGCCTCGGCCATGGAGCCGATGATCCTCCTCGATCACGAGATGTGCCTGGTGTACGTGAACGATGCCACCGTCTCTCTGTGGGGGTGCTCCGACATGGACGAGGTGATCGGCAGGCAGCTCGAGGAGTTCGTGGGGCCCCGGGCGAAGTACCAGCGGATGGTGAAGACCGTCATCGAGGAGGGAAGCTATCGGGGAGAGTTCACGGGCTACAAGAATGACGGTTCGCAGTTCGATGCCCGCGTGGCCATCAACACCGTCCGGGACGATCTGGGCATCACCTGCTATGTCGCCACCATCGAGGACATCACCGAGCAGAAGGAGGTGGAGCGGGAGTCAAAGAAGTACCGGTCCATGCTGGAGAAGATGGTGGTGAAGCGCAGCACCGAGCTGACTGAAGCCCAGAAGCGGCTGAAAGAAGAGATCAGCCGCCGGAAACAGCTCGAAAAAGCGCTGAAAAAAGAGAAAGAGGCTGTGTGAGGGATCGGCCGATCGATTCCCGTACGCCGTTACACCCTCCCGGCCGATCCCGAAGAGGACCTTCGAGGCCGCCTTCACACCATTTTCAGAACCGCTGCCTGTCACCATCGGGGTTCAGGCGGAGCGGCATCCGGCGCGATGCCGCCGCGGGGGAGGCGGCACTCTTCCGGTCTCCGCTGCCGGAGAGTATTCGACCGGAAAGGCCTGCAGATAACCGGGCACACCTCCGGGCACGAAGGCGACGTGGGAGAGCGCCGTCACGCACCCTGGAAAGCGATCTCTGTGGCGCGTACGGGAGAGAGTGAATCGGCACGGATCGATCTCTCGTCCCTCTCTCCGCACATGCGCTCCATCCCGCACCGTCCCGGGAGTC
This portion of the Methanomicrobiales archaeon genome encodes:
- a CDS encoding PAS domain S-box protein, translating into MLLVEDDRANARLIMEMLKEVPESPFVLQHAECLADGLALLDTGEIDVVLLDLMLPDSMRLDTVRRMIEHAPEVPIVVLTTLHDVETGIEAVQAGAQDYLFKGEVDSALLARSLKYAMERKRILEALKDSEARYRTIFETTGTATIILEPDLTIAMVNREFEVIMGYTKEEVQGRKTWKQLIPKGHSDRLSEHYEALLKDPASGMLPPCECKAVDRNGFVHDFIITLSLIPGTERCVVSLLDITERKRLEEKEKEYIRDRTFLSRSALKFVTLSSAEQIFRHFGEQLQRRIRNSVVLVGSYSPEHRRLQILAVSGMKKHDNPRLQAMEKVFEGLSFQLSDLARRKSMKGTLTKMRGGFQKLAANSVPPGVLSLIETYLKNRTLYLVGFTAGEELLGVTIIMVEKGSNLGDKSVIETFINQASVALQRKLAEEELESTKSRLQRLLVASPAAIYSADIQDQGHFVYTYMSDNIKQVIGYEPQEIIGSQKFWQQQIFPEDKKQFLAEDLPRLYREGSINTEYRFKGKDGSFRWIQDEMRLVCDSDGNPCEVVGYLIDITERKQIEEALMIKHSAMASAMEPMILLDHEMCLVYVNDATVSLWGCSDMDEVIGRQLEEFVGPRAKYQRMVKTVIEEGSYRGEFTGYKNDGSQFDARVAINTVRDDLGITCYVATIEDITEQKEVERESKKYRSMLEKMVVKRSTELTEAQKRLKEEISRRKQLEKALKKEKEAV